One genomic window of Thermoleophilaceae bacterium includes the following:
- a CDS encoding LLM class flavin-dependent oxidoreductase, with protein MRSKRGIFVAPFDELSDPRLLARLAADAEKRGFDGFFLWDHVNYRPPTSALADPWVAMSAIACATERMRIGPLVTPLSRRRIHKLARETVSLDLLSGGRLVFGIGLGSHNNGELEPFGEVVDARERARLLDEGMDRLVEFWDGEFEPRPLQRPRIPVWVAARWPNKRPMRRAARWDGLFPIDQDEPDQLEEMVAYVNEHRPDPSAPFEIVVEYPPGTDPSPWEAAGATWCLTSFGPTPTEAEVRSAIEAGPG; from the coding sequence ATGAGGTCGAAGCGCGGGATATTCGTCGCGCCCTTCGACGAGCTGTCGGACCCGCGCCTGCTCGCGCGGCTCGCCGCGGACGCCGAGAAGCGCGGCTTCGACGGCTTCTTCCTCTGGGACCACGTGAACTACAGGCCGCCCACGAGCGCGCTGGCGGATCCCTGGGTGGCGATGAGCGCGATCGCCTGCGCGACCGAGCGAATGCGCATCGGCCCGCTCGTCACGCCGCTGTCGCGCCGCCGCATCCACAAGCTCGCGCGCGAAACCGTTTCGCTCGACCTCCTGAGTGGCGGCCGTCTCGTGTTCGGAATCGGCCTGGGCAGCCACAACAACGGGGAGCTCGAGCCCTTCGGCGAGGTGGTGGACGCGCGGGAGCGCGCCCGGCTTCTCGACGAGGGCATGGACCGGCTCGTGGAGTTCTGGGACGGGGAGTTCGAGCCGCGCCCGCTGCAGCGGCCCCGGATTCCGGTGTGGGTGGCGGCGCGCTGGCCGAACAAGCGCCCGATGCGGCGCGCGGCACGCTGGGACGGGCTCTTCCCGATCGACCAGGATGAGCCTGACCAGCTCGAGGAGATGGTGGCGTACGTGAATGAGCACCGGCCCGACCCATCCGCCCCGTTCGAGATCGTCGTCGAGTATCCGCCGGGCACGGATCCAAGCCCCTGGGAGGCCGCCGGCGCAACCTGGTGCCTCACCAGCTTCGGCCCCACACCCACTGAGGCGGAAGTGCGCTCTGCAATAGAGGCCGGACCCGGTTAG